One Cucurbita pepo subsp. pepo cultivar mu-cu-16 chromosome LG09, ASM280686v2, whole genome shotgun sequence DNA window includes the following coding sequences:
- the LOC111801351 gene encoding 60S ribosomal protein L27a-3, whose translation MTTRFKKNRKKRGHVSAGHGRIGKHRKHPGGRGNAGGMHHHRILFDKYHPGYFGKVGMRYFHKLRNKFYCPIVNVDKIWSLIPQEVKDKASKDNVPLVDVTQFGYFKVLGKGVLPENQPIVVKAKLVSKIAEKKIKEAGGAVVLTA comes from the coding sequence ATGACGACTCGTTTCAagaagaacaggaagaagaGAGGTCACGTCAGCGCCGGTCATGGTCGAATCGGCAAACACCGAAAGCATCCAGGTGGTCGGGGTAACGCCGGAGGTATGCACCACCATCGGATTCTCTTCGACAAGTATCATCCCGGTTATTTCGGTAAGGTCGGTATGCGTTACTTCCACAAGCTTCGCAACAAGTTCTATTGCCCGATTGTCAACGTTGACAAGATCTGGTCCTTGATCCCTCAAGAAGTGAAGGACAAGGCTTCAAAAGACAATGTTCCATTGGTCGATGTTACGCAGTTCGGTTATTTCAAGGTTTTAGGCAAGGGTGTCTTGCCAGAGAATCAGCCTATTGTGGTGAAGGCCAAGCTCGTGTCCAAGATCGCTGAGAAGAAGATTAAGGAGGCTGGTGGCGCGGTGGTTCTTACAGCCTAG
- the LOC111802277 gene encoding protein DETOXIFICATION 29: protein MTDFSQPLLPPPDKTKWISSPESNREPTAPIFAPDADDIPPINNARDFYTQFRIESKKLWYLAAPAVFTSVCQYSFGAITQLFAGQVSTVALAAVSIENSVIAGFAFGVMLGMGSALETLCGQAYGAGQLDMMGVYVQRSCVILVSTAVILTPFYVFATPLLMAIGQTAEVAEAAGVMSVWMIPQLYAYALNFPISKFLQAQSKMMAMSVISAVALVFHVFFSWLLMLKLGWGLAGGAVILNVSWWLIVVAQIVYIMSGSCRETWTGFSWRAFQNLWGFVKLSLASAVMLCLEIWYFMSLILFAGYLKNAEVSIGALSICMNILGWMVMVSFGINAAISVRVSNELGAAHPRTARFSLIVAVISSFVLGLIMAAVVLVTKNDYPFLFSSDSAVRQIVKDLTPLLCLCIVIDIVQPVLSGVAVGAGWQALVAYVNIGSYYVFGLPMGLLMGFVLNWGVLGIWYGMISGIIVQTSILTFIVYRTNWNKEACVAEDRIRKWGGHSVS, encoded by the exons ATGACGGATTTCTCTCAGCCACTTCTTCCGCCCCCAGACAAAACCAAATGGATCTCCTCACCGGAATCCAACCGGGAACCCACGGCGCCCATTTTCGCTCCCGACGCCGACGACATCCCTCCGATCAACAACGCACGTGATTTCTACACACAGTTTCGTATTGAATCAAAGAAGCTGTGGTACTTAGCAGCTCCGGCAGTGTTCACGTCCGTTTGCCAATACTCTTTTGGCGCCATCACTCAACTCTTCGCCGGACAAGTCAGCACCGTCGCCCTCGCCGCTGTTTCCATTGAAAACTCCGTCATCGCTGGTTTTGCCTTCGGCGTCATG CTTGGGATGGGGAGCGCGCTGGAGACGCTGTGCGGGCAGGCGTACGGCGCCGGGCAGCTTGATATGATGGGAGTGTACGTGCAAAGATCGTGCGTGATCCTCGTTTCAACGGCTGTGATTCTGACACCATTTTACGTGTTTGCGACGCCGCTTTTGATGGCGATTGGACAGACGGCGGAGGTGGCAGAGGCCGCCGGAGTTATGTCGGTTTGGATGATCCCTCAGCTGTATGCTTACGCGCTCAACTTTCCGATCTCCAAGTTCCTGCAAGCTCAGAGCAAGATGATGGCTATGTCGGTCATATCCGCCGTCGCTTTG GTATTCCATGTGTTCTTTAGTTGGTTGCTGATGCTAAAGCTAGGGTGGGGCCTAGCGGGAGGTGCAGTGATACTAAACGTGTCGTGGTGGTTGATTGTGGTGGCTcaaattgtttatattatgAGTGGGAGTTGTAGGGAAACTTGGACAGGTTTCTCGTGGAGAGCGTTTCAAAACCTTTGGGGTTTCGTCAAACTATCTCTAGCGTCGGCAGTGATGCTCTG TTTGGAGATATGGTATTTTATGTCTTTGATACTGTTTGCGGGATATCTCAAGAATGCAGAAGTCTCTATCGGAGCCTTGTCTATATG CATGAACATCTTGGGGTGGATGGTGATGGTATCTTTTGGAATCAATGCTGCCATAAG TGTTCGTGTCTCCAATGAGTTGGGCGCAGCTCATCCAAGAACAGCAAGGTTTTCATTGATAGTGGCTGTAATATCGTCGTTCGTTCTTGGTCTCATAATGGCGGCTGTTGTTCTTGTGACAAAGAATGATTATCCATTCTTGTTTTCGAGTGATTCTGCTGTGAGACAAATTGTGAAGGACCTAACCCCTTTGCTTTGTTTGTGCATTGTAATTGACATCGTTCAACCCGTTTTATCCG GAGTGGCGGTTGGAGCGGGATGGCAGGCTCTTGTGGCTTATGTCAACATTGGTTCTTACTATGTGTTTGGACTTCCTATGGGTCTGCTGATGGGTTTCGTGCTCAATTGGGGTGTTTTG GGAATATGGTATGGAATGATTAGCGGGATCATAGTACAAACGAGCATTTTGACGTTCATAGTTTACCGAACCAACTGGAACAAAGAg GCTTGTGTGGCTGAGGATAGAATAAGGAAATGGGGAGGACACTCTGTTTCCTGA